The following coding sequences are from one Malaciobacter pacificus window:
- a CDS encoding VWA domain-containing protein, translating to MKFIYLNVLFMMLIPSLILMYLILTKQSNLDKFFSKKILDKLSVSNQYFSNKARNITMFLALIFFILALARPVTNEKIHQTTNEKTIPIVIALDVSKSMMANDIYPNRLTFAKNKLLNIIDYSKQNSIAVILFAKSSYILSPLTNDFNSLKTLINNLNTQGNFDNGTNINSVIEISNKLQKDFDSKNLLLLTDGGDEINFENQISLAKNNNMKIYTLATATSKGSAVKLENGNYLTDNNGNIVNLKLNENIKDLSLNTKGGYINFTLNNDDFKKIIDDINISSNSEVNISKKHKTYTELFYYPLAIGIILLLVANSSIPRIKRKLPLTAVIFSCFYAQNLYCFEFDFQTIKKANENYKNQDYDNAIKNFKSLEDSAQRDYNLANSYYKNGKYKDAINLYKNIEVENRDMNFKVLHNLGNAYAKNNQLENSIKAYEEALKVKNDFQTKENLELVKKIINKQKNKNRNKDNHKKEQQQNKEEKQENKKTKSEEESKKKNEKIEKQKIMSDYEEKRWLQQIENQKNNSLLKQIKPSKNDYTTNPW from the coding sequence TTGAAATTTATCTATCTAAACGTACTATTTATGATGTTGATTCCAAGCTTAATTCTTATGTATTTAATATTAACAAAACAATCTAATCTAGATAAATTTTTTTCTAAAAAAATCTTAGACAAACTTAGTGTATCAAATCAATATTTTTCTAATAAAGCTAGAAATATAACAATGTTTTTAGCATTGATTTTTTTTATTTTAGCTTTAGCAAGACCTGTAACAAATGAAAAAATTCATCAAACAACAAATGAAAAAACAATTCCTATTGTTATTGCTTTAGATGTGTCAAAATCTATGATGGCGAATGATATTTATCCCAATAGACTGACATTTGCGAAAAATAAATTGTTAAATATTATAGATTATTCAAAACAAAACTCTATTGCAGTTATTTTATTTGCAAAATCATCTTATATATTAAGTCCTCTAACAAATGATTTTAACTCTTTAAAAACTTTAATTAATAATTTAAATACTCAAGGTAATTTTGATAATGGAACAAATATAAACTCAGTAATTGAGATTTCAAATAAACTTCAAAAAGATTTTGATTCTAAAAATTTATTACTCTTAACAGATGGAGGAGATGAAATTAATTTTGAAAATCAAATATCTTTAGCAAAAAACAATAATATGAAAATCTATACTTTAGCTACTGCTACAAGTAAAGGCTCAGCTGTAAAATTAGAAAATGGAAATTATTTAACTGACAATAATGGAAATATTGTAAATTTAAAATTAAATGAAAACATAAAGGATTTAAGTTTAAATACAAAAGGTGGCTATATAAACTTTACTTTAAATAATGATGATTTTAAAAAAATTATTGATGATATTAATATCAGTTCTAATAGTGAAGTTAATATTAGTAAAAAGCATAAAACTTATACTGAACTATTTTATTATCCACTTGCTATAGGAATTATTTTACTTTTAGTTGCTAATTCATCAATTCCAAGAATCAAAAGAAAGTTACCTTTAACTGCAGTTATTTTTAGCTGTTTTTATGCACAAAACCTTTATTGCTTTGAATTTGATTTTCAAACTATAAAAAAAGCAAATGAAAACTACAAAAATCAAGATTATGATAATGCTATTAAAAACTTTAAAAGTTTGGAAGATTCTGCTCAAAGAGATTATAATTTAGCAAATTCATATTACAAAAATGGAAAATACAAAGATGCTATAAATTTATATAAAAATATAGAAGTTGAAAACAGAGATATGAATTTTAAAGTTTTACACAACCTTGGTAATGCCTATGCAAAAAACAATCAATTAGAAAACTCAATAAAAGCATATGAAGAGGCGTTGAAAGTAAAAAATGATTTTCAAACAAAAGAAAATTTAGAACTTGTAAAAAAAATCATCAATAAACAAAAAAACAAAAACAGAAACAAAGATAATCACAAAAAAGAGCAACAACAAAATAAGGAAGAAAAACAAGAAAATAAAAAAACTAAATCCGAAGAAGAAAGTAAAAAGAAAAATGAAAAAATAGAAAAACAAAAAATAATGAGTGACTATGAAGAAAAAAGATGGCTACAACAAATAGAAAATCAAAAAAACAACTCTTTATTAAAACAAATTAAACCTTCTAAAAATGATTACACTACTAATCCTTGGTAA
- a CDS encoding DUF6471 domain-containing protein produces MPEDWNQRATAILKSILTRRNIKYHELARMLNGIGIDETQGSISNKISRGTFSFAFFIQCMEVLNINEVRLD; encoded by the coding sequence ATGCCAGAAGATTGGAATCAAAGAGCAACAGCAATACTGAAAAGTATATTAACAAGAAGAAATATAAAATATCATGAATTAGCAAGAATGTTAAATGGAATTGGTATAGATGAGACACAAGGTAGCATATCAAATAAGATAAGTAGAGGAACTTTTAGTTTTGCATTTTTCATACAATGTATGGAAGTATTAAATATTAATGAAGTTAGATTAGATTAA
- a CDS encoding IS1595 family transposase: MAQHFLLSSEARSFSLVKIARMTERQAESFFRKIRWNETNGKPVCPCCGSTKKHYFLKTRSIWKCKDCYSQFSITSGTLFANHKLPLRTYLMAIALFVNEVKGMSALKLSRELNIQYKTAFVLLHKMREALLETRDESPMDGVCEIDGAYVNHYVRPENNINDRIDRRLAVNQNPNKRCIIVVRQRANGETEYLGSRRTLTYVLHNENPTDIMNIANNRIVEGSEVHADEANAYDNLHARYDMQRVNHSVEYMSEEGACSNQAESFFARFRRFQKGQIHRMGQLYIANYANEIAYREDTRRWDNGSIFRDIATKCMQTLQSNEWTGYWQGNHRIAERLGVA, encoded by the coding sequence ATGGCACAACATTTTCTATTATCAAGTGAAGCAAGAAGTTTTAGTTTAGTTAAAATTGCAAGAATGACTGAAAGACAAGCTGAAAGTTTTTTTAGAAAAATTAGATGGAATGAAACTAATGGTAAGCCTGTTTGTCCTTGTTGTGGTAGCACTAAAAAACATTACTTCTTAAAAACAAGAAGTATCTGGAAATGTAAAGATTGTTATTCTCAATTTTCTATTACATCTGGGACTTTATTTGCTAACCATAAACTACCTCTAAGAACTTATCTTATGGCTATTGCTTTATTTGTTAATGAAGTTAAAGGAATGAGTGCATTAAAACTATCAAGAGAATTAAATATACAATATAAGACTGCCTTTGTTCTACTTCATAAAATGAGAGAAGCATTACTTGAAACAAGAGATGAAAGTCCTATGGATGGAGTTTGTGAAATTGATGGTGCTTATGTTAATCATTATGTTAGACCAGAAAACAATATAAATGATAGAATTGATAGAAGATTAGCTGTAAATCAAAATCCAAACAAAAGATGTATTATTGTTGTTAGACAAAGAGCAAACGGAGAAACTGAATATCTTGGAAGTAGAAGAACTTTAACTTATGTATTACATAATGAAAATCCAACTGATATTATGAATATTGCAAATAATAGAATTGTTGAAGGTAGTGAAGTTCATGCTGACGAAGCTAATGCTTATGATAATTTACATGCAAGATATGACATGCAAAGAGTAAATCATTCTGTTGAGTATATGAGTGAAGAAGGAGCATGTAGTAATCAAGCTGAATCATTTTTTGCAAGATTTAGAAGATTCCAAAAAGGACAAATTCATAGAATGGGTCAATTATACATAGCTAATTATGCTAATGAAATTGCATATAGAGAAGATACAAGAAGATGGGATAATGGGTCTATTTTTAGAGATATAGCTACTAAATGTATGCAAACTCTTCAATCTAACGAATGGACAGGATATTGGCAAGGAAACCATAGAATAGCTGAAAGGTTAGGAGTAGCTTAG
- the tig gene encoding trigger factor, with protein sequence MEFNAKRVDEANAEISATLAKETIESNLDKVAKQAAKTLDIQGFRKGKVPVAVVKQRYADKLREDAEGEALRAVLADGLKELNIENSDLVGEPAISKFDKKEDGSIEIEIKVATKPQIDLGDYKSLVPAVESKEATEEEINARLEQMAKQNAPLQKIARKRMVREGDHVVIDFEGFVDGVAFDGGKAEEYVLEIGSGSFIPGFEDQIIGMKYEEEKDITVTFPEQYQAENLKGKEAVFKVKLHEIQEKAEAEINDEFAKQFLPDGEDATLENLKAKISEQITAEAKAKYYREDLKPAYLETLVEKTSFALPSSVVDQEINYALNNKVRTMSEDEIKALQEDPSKVEEMRNELKEDAENSVKATFIVDALAKAEEVDVSDQEVMQVLYFEAMQMGQNPQEVVKQYQDNGYLPAIKMSMIEDKVITKLLDEKLGK encoded by the coding sequence ATGGAATTTAACGCAAAAAGAGTTGATGAAGCAAACGCTGAAATTTCTGCAACACTAGCAAAAGAGACTATTGAGTCTAACTTAGACAAAGTAGCTAAGCAAGCTGCAAAAACACTTGACATTCAAGGTTTTAGAAAAGGTAAAGTACCAGTTGCTGTTGTAAAACAAAGATATGCTGACAAATTAAGAGAAGATGCTGAAGGTGAAGCATTAAGAGCTGTTTTAGCAGATGGTTTAAAAGAGTTAAACATTGAGAATTCTGATTTAGTTGGTGAACCAGCAATTTCAAAATTTGATAAAAAAGAAGATGGTTCAATTGAAATTGAAATCAAAGTAGCAACTAAACCACAAATTGATTTAGGTGATTACAAATCTTTAGTACCAGCTGTTGAGTCTAAAGAAGCAACTGAAGAAGAAATCAATGCAAGATTAGAGCAAATGGCTAAGCAAAATGCTCCATTACAAAAAATTGCTAGAAAAAGAATGGTTAGAGAAGGTGACCATGTTGTTATCGATTTCGAAGGTTTCGTTGATGGTGTTGCATTTGATGGTGGAAAAGCTGAAGAGTACGTACTTGAAATTGGTTCAGGTTCATTTATTCCAGGTTTTGAAGATCAAATTATTGGTATGAAATATGAAGAAGAAAAAGATATTACTGTAACTTTCCCAGAACAATACCAAGCTGAAAACTTAAAAGGTAAAGAGGCTGTATTTAAAGTAAAATTACATGAAATCCAAGAAAAAGCAGAAGCAGAAATCAATGATGAATTTGCAAAACAATTTTTACCAGATGGTGAAGATGCAACATTAGAGAACTTAAAAGCAAAAATTTCTGAGCAAATTACAGCTGAAGCAAAAGCTAAATATTACAGAGAAGATTTAAAGCCTGCATATTTAGAAACTTTAGTTGAAAAAACATCTTTTGCATTACCTTCATCAGTAGTTGACCAAGAGATTAATTATGCGTTAAATAATAAAGTTAGAACAATGAGCGAAGATGAAATTAAAGCTTTACAAGAAGATCCTTCAAAAGTTGAAGAGATGAGAAATGAATTAAAAGAAGATGCTGAAAATTCAGTAAAAGCTACATTTATTGTTGATGCTTTAGCAAAAGCAGAAGAAGTTGATGTAAGTGACCAAGAAGTAATGCAAGTTTTATATTTCGAAGCAATGCAAATGGGACAAAACCCACAAGAAGTTGTAAAACAATACCAAGACAATGGTTATTTACCTGCAATTAAAATGTCTATGATTGAAGATAAAGTTATCACTAAATTATTAGATGAAAAATTAGGAAAATAA
- a CDS encoding cache domain-containing protein produces MRNLNFGTKLLLILVSASIISLSIMIYILSSYSYENSRNDAQHYINELAEKNASHVKNILDKAIVVSNSIASKYSSALEHNEQLSKEATIKYFKVLLEQNPFLLGTWFTFENGKQFYEGNNGLDKPNYYTTKGEFQPYVVRNSDGSFTIEPSSDFDLSSEWIKLPYENEKVSITRPYNYDIDGKTVLLTTVSSPVYHQGKFIGAVGVDFSLDFFNEMIKKLDLFETGYGVLIDAYGNIISHPKVENLGKSVKDITKNEDVIKAVQLNKEGKVYSYISENLNNGKSSYTYAFPFEFGNTGNYWSFLIIVPEEEYLKNAEFIQNFSIISGLIVLLIIVSVVMYSIKILNKNLITIKDGLLNFFAYLNKENKIAESISINSNDEFGDMAKVINENIRKTENLIIQDNALIEDVKKVVNEVKKGIFTKKVEVKTENESLEELKNTFNEMLDTTKNNVCEDVNKLTRTFDIMYQSHQK; encoded by the coding sequence ATGAGAAACTTAAATTTTGGGACAAAATTACTTTTGATTTTAGTCTCTGCTAGTATTATATCTTTAAGTATAATGATTTATATTTTATCTTCATACTCATATGAAAATTCAAGAAATGATGCTCAGCATTATATAAATGAATTAGCTGAAAAGAATGCTTCACATGTAAAAAATATTCTGGATAAAGCTATAGTAGTTTCAAATTCCATTGCAAGTAAATATTCAAGTGCCTTAGAACACAACGAACAATTATCAAAAGAGGCTACTATAAAATATTTTAAAGTTTTACTTGAACAAAATCCTTTTTTACTTGGGACATGGTTTACTTTTGAAAATGGAAAACAATTTTATGAAGGTAATAATGGATTAGATAAACCTAATTATTATACAACAAAAGGAGAATTTCAACCATATGTTGTAAGAAATAGTGATGGTAGCTTTACAATTGAGCCATCGTCTGATTTTGATTTATCTTCAGAATGGATAAAACTTCCTTACGAAAATGAAAAAGTTTCTATCACTAGACCATATAATTATGATATTGATGGTAAAACTGTTTTATTAACTACAGTTTCATCTCCCGTTTATCATCAAGGAAAATTTATTGGGGCAGTTGGTGTTGATTTTTCTTTAGACTTTTTTAATGAGATGATAAAAAAACTCGATTTATTTGAAACAGGTTATGGGGTATTAATTGATGCATATGGGAATATAATTAGTCATCCAAAAGTTGAAAACCTAGGAAAGTCAGTTAAAGATATTACAAAAAATGAAGATGTAATAAAAGCAGTTCAGCTAAATAAAGAAGGTAAAGTTTATTCTTATATATCTGAAAATTTAAATAATGGAAAGTCATCGTACACTTATGCCTTTCCTTTTGAATTTGGAAATACAGGAAATTATTGGTCATTTTTAATTATTGTTCCAGAAGAAGAATATTTAAAAAATGCTGAATTTATTCAAAATTTTTCAATCATTTCAGGTTTAATTGTTTTATTAATTATTGTATCTGTAGTGATGTACAGTATAAAAATATTAAATAAAAATTTAATTACTATAAAAGATGGTCTATTAAATTTCTTTGCTTACTTAAATAAAGAGAATAAAATAGCTGAAAGTATAAGTATTAATTCAAATGATGAATTTGGAGATATGGCAAAAGTTATTAATGAAAATATCAGAAAAACTGAAAACCTAATTATTCAAGACAATGCACTAATAGAAGATGTAAAAAAGGTTGTTAATGAAGTAAAAAAAGGAATATTTACAAAAAAAGTTGAAGTAAAAACTGAAAATGAAAGTTTAGAAGAGTTAAAAAATACATTTAATGAAATGTTAGATACAACGAAGAATAATGTTTGTGAAGATGTAAATAAATTGACGAGAACTTTCGACATTATGTATCAGTCTCACCAAAAATAA